Proteins encoded together in one Pseudomonas sp. Seg1 window:
- the tssF gene encoding type VI secretion system baseplate subunit TssF encodes MSDSIDPQLLDYYQRELTWLRHAGSQFAERYPKVARRLELSPGECPDPHVERLLEGFALLAARLQRRLDDDYAEFSDALLEQLYPLAMRPLPSCAIVQFEPDPSKGKLDGGYPLPRDTPLFVTTSKGESIHFRTSAAVRLWPIEVTEALLLGSDEAQALTAVAQARSALRLSLRCLGDTQWSELGIDRLRIHLAASPVINASLYDLLGAHTVQVLAGSPGSVPTALKGLPDIVGFAEDEVLLPDEDGVHPGMRLLAEYFACPEKFHFFDLPLGGAASDSQTLYLYIVFDRAPSSRLHLQASDIVLGCAPVINLFPRTSEPLRPDGTRSEYRLIADSHRENSVEIHSIRGVRASSGAGVQRLPAYYGSQHSGGDQQRYWHARRVSGMTPNRLGSDLLVSVVDTRFEPQTDLPDYSLTAELLCTNRHLAQSLPAGTPLGFERPGPVAWARLRNPPSPQSLPRLDGDSRWRLVSQLTLNHLSLVEGPQALDALKEILHLHNLRDEASALRQIDGLLSISCERVIGHVGVDAWRGWRNGLEVQLQLDPQHFVGSSAVLFSAVLAQFFSVYATANRFVRTVLMQADKEVKAWQPQAGMPLSL; translated from the coding sequence ATGAGCGACTCGATTGACCCGCAACTGCTCGATTACTACCAACGTGAGCTGACGTGGCTCAGGCATGCCGGGAGTCAGTTCGCCGAGCGTTATCCGAAAGTCGCCAGACGCCTGGAACTGTCACCCGGCGAATGTCCCGACCCGCATGTCGAACGTTTGCTGGAAGGTTTTGCGCTGCTGGCCGCGCGTCTGCAACGGCGCCTGGATGACGACTACGCCGAGTTCAGCGATGCGCTGCTCGAACAGCTTTATCCCTTGGCCATGCGCCCGTTGCCGTCGTGCGCCATCGTCCAGTTCGAGCCGGACCCGAGCAAAGGCAAGCTCGACGGCGGCTATCCCCTGCCCCGCGACACTCCGTTGTTTGTCACCACCAGCAAAGGCGAAAGCATCCACTTTCGCACCAGTGCCGCCGTACGTTTGTGGCCGATCGAAGTGACCGAAGCCCTGTTGCTTGGCAGCGATGAAGCACAGGCACTGACCGCTGTCGCGCAGGCGCGTTCGGCATTGCGCCTGAGTTTGCGTTGCCTCGGCGACACTCAATGGTCGGAGCTGGGCATCGACCGATTGCGCATTCATCTCGCGGCCTCGCCGGTGATCAACGCCAGCCTGTATGACCTGCTCGGTGCGCATACGGTGCAGGTGCTGGCCGGATCGCCGGGCAGCGTTCCCACGGCACTGAAGGGACTGCCTGACATCGTCGGTTTTGCCGAAGACGAGGTCCTGTTGCCCGACGAAGACGGTGTACATCCCGGCATGCGCCTGCTCGCCGAATACTTCGCATGCCCTGAGAAATTCCACTTCTTCGATCTGCCGCTGGGCGGTGCAGCCAGCGACAGTCAGACGTTGTATCTGTACATCGTTTTTGATCGCGCGCCGAGCAGTCGCCTGCATTTGCAGGCTAGCGATATCGTTCTCGGCTGCGCGCCCGTCATCAATCTGTTCCCGCGTACGTCCGAACCGCTGCGCCCTGACGGCACCCGCAGCGAGTACCGATTGATCGCCGACAGCCACCGCGAAAACAGCGTCGAGATTCACAGCATTCGCGGCGTACGCGCAAGTTCCGGCGCCGGCGTGCAACGGCTGCCGGCCTATTACGGCAGCCAGCACAGCGGCGGTGATCAACAGCGTTACTGGCATGCCCGACGGGTCAGCGGTATGACCCCGAACCGGCTCGGCAGCGATCTGTTGGTGAGCGTGGTCGACACCCGTTTCGAGCCACAGACCGATCTGCCCGATTACAGCCTGACCGCTGAGTTGCTGTGCACCAATCGTCACCTGGCGCAAAGTCTGCCCGCCGGTACGCCGCTAGGGTTTGAGCGTCCCGGCCCGGTGGCTTGGGCACGTCTGCGCAATCCACCGAGCCCACAAAGTTTGCCGCGCCTGGACGGTGATTCGCGCTGGCGACTGGTGTCGCAACTGACCCTCAATCATCTATCGCTGGTCGAAGGCCCGCAGGCGCTCGATGCACTGAAAGAGATTCTGCATCTGCACAACCTGCGCGATGAAGCCAGCGCTTTACGCCAGATAGACGGCTTGCTGAGCATCAGTTGCGAACGGGTAATCGGCCATGTCGGCGTCGATGCCTGGCGCGGTTGGCGCAATGGGCTGGAGGTGCAACTGCAGCTTGATCCGCAGCACTTTGTCGGCAGCAGCGCGGTGCTGTTTTCGGCGGTGCTGGCGCAATTCTTTTCGGTGTACGCCACGGCCAATCGCTTTGTGCGCACGGTATTGATGCAGGCCGACAAGGAGGTCAAGGCATGGCAACCGCAAGCCGGCATGCCCCTGTCGCTCTGA
- the tssB gene encoding type VI secretion system contractile sheath small subunit, producing MAESTQHKLDRVRPPRVQITYDVEIGNAIEKKELPLVVGILADLSGKPLEPLAKLTERRFTEIDRDNFNEVLASIGPRATLQVNNTLSGDDSKLNIELNFKHIDDFDPVKVVEQVTPLRRLFEARQRLRDLLTKLDGNDDLDKLLRDVIANTEGLQEIKSARPDTATPAADAEAPAEPQA from the coding sequence AAATCACCTACGACGTCGAAATCGGCAACGCCATCGAGAAAAAGGAATTGCCGCTGGTGGTCGGGATCCTCGCCGACCTCTCCGGTAAACCGCTCGAGCCATTGGCAAAACTGACTGAACGACGTTTCACCGAAATCGACCGCGACAACTTCAACGAGGTACTCGCCTCGATCGGCCCGCGCGCCACGCTGCAAGTCAACAACACCCTCAGCGGCGACGACAGCAAGCTCAATATCGAACTCAACTTCAAACACATCGACGACTTCGACCCGGTCAAGGTAGTGGAGCAAGTCACGCCGCTGCGCCGTTTGTTCGAGGCCCGCCAGCGTCTGCGCGATCTGCTGACCAAGCTCGACGGCAACGATGACCTGGACAAGCTGTTGCGCGATGTCATCGCCAACACCGAAGGCCTGCAGGAAATCAAATCGGCCCGCCCGGACACCGCTACCCCGGCAGCTGATGCCGAGGCGCCGGCCGAACCGCAAGCCTGA
- the tssC gene encoding type VI secretion system contractile sheath large subunit: protein MPAAAQNQASENAAAETLSLLDRIIAEGRMAHDDSQQDYARDMLAEFATQVLDEGMAIDKDTVAMINDRISQIDELISAQLNEVLHHPDLQKLEASWRGLHMLVQNTETSTRLKLRLLNVTQKELQNDLEKAVEFDQSALFKKIYEEEYGTFGGHPFSLLVGDYTFGRHPQDIGLLEKLSNVAAAAHAPFIAAASPRLFDMTSFTELAVPRDLSKVFESQELIKWRSFRESEDSRYVSLVLPHFLLRLPYGPDTAPVEGINYVEDVNGTDHSKYLWGNAAWALSQRITEAFAKYGWCAAIRGAEGGGAVEGLPAHTFRTSSGDLSLKCPTEVAITDRREKELNDLGFIALCHKKNSDVAVFFGGQSTNKAKVYNTNEANANARISAMLPYVLAASRFAHYLKVIMRDKVGSFMTRDNVQTYLNNWIADYVLINDNAPQEIKAQYPLREARVDVTEVAGKPGAYRATVFLRPHFQLEELTASIRLVATLPPPVAA from the coding sequence ATGCCCGCCGCCGCCCAGAATCAAGCCAGCGAAAATGCTGCAGCCGAAACTTTATCCCTGCTCGACCGGATCATCGCCGAGGGCCGCATGGCCCACGATGACAGTCAGCAGGATTACGCCCGCGACATGCTCGCGGAGTTCGCCACCCAGGTTCTTGACGAAGGCATGGCCATCGACAAGGACACCGTGGCGATGATCAACGACCGCATCAGCCAGATCGACGAACTGATCAGCGCCCAGCTCAACGAGGTGTTGCATCACCCCGACCTGCAAAAACTCGAAGCCTCGTGGCGCGGCCTGCACATGCTGGTGCAGAACACCGAAACCAGTACCCGGCTGAAACTGCGCCTGCTCAACGTCACCCAGAAAGAGCTGCAGAACGACCTGGAAAAAGCCGTCGAATTCGACCAGAGCGCGCTGTTCAAGAAAATCTACGAAGAGGAATACGGCACCTTCGGTGGCCACCCGTTCAGCTTGCTGGTCGGCGACTACACCTTCGGCCGGCATCCGCAGGACATCGGCCTGCTGGAGAAACTGTCGAACGTAGCCGCCGCAGCGCACGCGCCGTTCATTGCCGCCGCCAGCCCTCGCCTGTTCGACATGACCAGCTTCACCGAGCTGGCGGTACCGCGTGATCTGTCGAAAGTCTTCGAGAGCCAGGAGCTGATCAAGTGGCGCTCGTTCCGCGAAAGCGAAGATTCGCGCTATGTGTCTTTGGTGCTGCCGCACTTCCTTCTGCGTCTGCCTTATGGCCCTGACACTGCGCCGGTGGAAGGCATCAACTATGTCGAAGACGTCAACGGCACCGACCACAGTAAATACCTGTGGGGCAACGCCGCGTGGGCCTTGTCGCAACGCATCACCGAAGCCTTTGCCAAATATGGCTGGTGCGCGGCGATTCGTGGCGCTGAAGGCGGCGGCGCGGTCGAAGGTTTGCCAGCGCACACGTTCCGCACCAGCTCCGGCGACCTGTCGCTGAAATGCCCGACCGAAGTGGCGATCACCGACCGTCGCGAGAAGGAACTCAACGACCTCGGCTTCATCGCCCTGTGCCACAAGAAAAACAGCGACGTGGCGGTGTTCTTCGGCGGCCAGAGCACCAACAAGGCCAAGGTCTACAACACCAACGAGGCCAATGCCAACGCACGGATCTCGGCGATGTTGCCGTACGTGCTCGCGGCCTCGCGTTTTGCCCATTACCTGAAGGTGATCATGCGCGACAAGGTCGGCAGTTTCATGACCCGCGACAACGTGCAGACCTACCTCAACAACTGGATCGCCGACTACGTGCTGATCAACGACAACGCCCCGCAGGAAATCAAGGCGCAGTACCCGTTGCGGGAAGCGCGGGTGGATGTCACCGAAGTGGCCGGCAAGCCCGGTGCGTATCGGGCGACGGTGTTTCTGCGGCCGCACTTTCAGCTTGAGGAGTTGACGGCGTCGATTCGTCTGGTGGCGACGTTGCCGCCACCGGTTGCGGCCTGA
- the tssE gene encoding type VI secretion system baseplate subunit TssE produces the protein MAGTGILPPLFERLAWSEDDAVQAFDQQDLLDSVLAELARLFNTRRGSRTFTTPPSVIDYGIADWSALQQQRSDDRRRLARDIREAITHFEPRLLLGEVEVNPLPDHPQRLSIRLLGELRSGLQRWPVAFVIEPGGEGLEVRHERLD, from the coding sequence ATGGCCGGCACCGGGATTCTCCCGCCACTGTTCGAACGCCTTGCCTGGAGCGAGGACGATGCCGTGCAGGCGTTCGACCAGCAGGATCTGCTCGACTCGGTGCTTGCCGAGTTGGCGCGCCTGTTCAACACCCGCCGTGGCTCGCGCACCTTCACCACACCACCCAGCGTGATCGATTACGGCATCGCCGACTGGAGCGCCCTGCAACAGCAGCGCAGCGATGACCGCCGGCGACTGGCGCGAGACATCCGCGAAGCAATCACCCATTTCGAACCTCGCCTGTTGTTAGGCGAGGTTGAGGTCAATCCCCTGCCCGACCACCCGCAACGGTTGAGCATTCGCTTGCTGGGCGAACTGCGCAGCGGCTTGCAGCGTTGGCCAGTGGCGTTCGTCATCGAACCCGGCGGCGAAGGGCTGGAGGTACGTCATGAGCGACTCGATTGA
- a CDS encoding Hcp family type VI secretion system effector, protein MDAIILDLGGDIKGDSLLEGYTDKIEVMSYSHNVAMQVTNDVSNSERTSGKPHIGEFTLTKFVDSSTPTLNSYCCAGKPIPEAKITIGRNAAEGSGQLMPFIIYTLNNVVLSNVSVSGGTGGKPVETLSLNFTKIKWELTAQKDDGTKEGTAGTVWDLAANKAG, encoded by the coding sequence ATGGATGCAATCATTCTCGACCTCGGCGGCGACATCAAAGGCGACAGCCTGCTCGAGGGTTATACGGACAAGATCGAAGTCATGTCCTACAGCCACAACGTCGCGATGCAGGTGACCAACGACGTCAGCAACTCGGAGCGCACTTCCGGCAAACCGCATATCGGCGAATTCACCCTGACCAAATTTGTCGACAGCTCCACCCCCACGCTTAACAGCTATTGCTGCGCGGGCAAACCGATCCCTGAAGCCAAAATCACCATCGGCCGCAACGCCGCTGAAGGCAGCGGGCAACTGATGCCCTTCATCATCTACACCCTCAACAACGTGGTGCTGTCCAACGTCAGCGTCAGCGGCGGTACGGGCGGCAAACCGGTGGAAACCCTGTCGCTGAACTTCACCAAGATCAAATGGGAACTCACCGCGCAAAAGGACGACGGCACCAAGGAAGGCACGGCGGGCACCGTGTGGGACCTGGCGGCGAACAAGGCCGGCTGA